One Sagittula stellata E-37 genomic window carries:
- a CDS encoding DMT family transporter, whose amino-acid sequence MTEAKPREDRTRTGVLLMVLAVAFFTCIDSSAKLLIIAGLPTLQVVFARYTGHFLVAVLLFGLRDPSAFRSHAPVKQMLRSLFLLGSTVLNFSALQFLPITVTTTIMFAGPIAITLLAIPLLGEKVGLRRIVAVCCGFAGVLVVMQPWGAEFHPAMFLSLGALVCASFYFILTRMLSDVEANATQQLWSSGIAALCLLPFVLQDWTWPTGWSWLPFVLIGCFGASGHIAATVAHRLADASILAPVVYVQIFMAAFAGWSLFDTLPTVWTLGGGLIIIASGLYIWQRERVVRGRVRRPVPAQR is encoded by the coding sequence ATGACGGAGGCGAAGCCACGCGAGGACCGCACACGCACGGGTGTGCTGCTGATGGTGCTCGCGGTGGCCTTCTTCACCTGCATCGACAGTTCGGCGAAACTGCTGATCATTGCGGGGCTGCCGACGTTGCAGGTGGTCTTTGCCCGCTACACCGGGCATTTCCTTGTGGCCGTTCTGCTGTTCGGCCTGCGGGATCCTTCCGCCTTCCGGAGCCATGCGCCGGTCAAGCAGATGTTGCGGTCGCTTTTCCTGCTGGGGTCGACGGTGCTGAACTTCTCGGCGCTGCAGTTCCTGCCGATCACCGTTACCACGACGATCATGTTCGCCGGGCCCATCGCCATCACGCTTCTGGCGATCCCGCTTCTGGGCGAGAAGGTGGGCCTGAGGCGGATCGTGGCGGTCTGCTGCGGTTTTGCCGGCGTGCTGGTGGTGATGCAGCCATGGGGGGCGGAGTTCCACCCTGCCATGTTCCTGTCGCTCGGTGCGCTGGTCTGCGCCTCCTTCTACTTCATCCTGACGCGCATGCTGTCGGACGTGGAAGCCAACGCCACCCAGCAGCTCTGGTCCTCGGGGATCGCCGCGCTGTGCCTGCTGCCCTTCGTGCTGCAGGACTGGACCTGGCCGACGGGCTGGTCCTGGCTGCCCTTCGTGCTGATCGGCTGCTTTGGCGCGTCGGGGCACATCGCGGCGACCGTGGCACACCGGCTGGCCGATGCCTCGATCCTGGCGCCGGTCGTCTACGTGCAGATCTTCATGGCCGCCTTCGCGGGTTGGTCGCTGTTCGACACGCTCCCCACCGTGTGGACGCTGGGCGGCGGGCTCATCATCATCGCCTCCGGGCTGTACATATGGCAACGAGAGCGGGTCGTGCGCGGCCGCGTGCGGAGGCCGGTGCCTGCCCAGCGTTAG
- a CDS encoding SDR family oxidoreductase, giving the protein MSKTIIITGGARGIGKACAQTFLEAGWRVGIVGRTPETVAEMADSHENALALPCDVVDEAQVDAAFDKAMAEWGRIDALFNNAGVSVSGSPVDEISVDDWRKCIDINVTGSFICARAAFGRMRKQDPMGGRIINNGSVSAYVPRWGSAPYTASKHAITGLTRSLSLDGRPYNIACGQIDIGNALTDMAEKMTKGVPQADGSIAVEPVMDVANVASSVLHMASLPLEANVQFMTVMASAMPYIGRG; this is encoded by the coding sequence ATGAGCAAGACAATCATCATCACCGGGGGCGCGCGCGGTATCGGCAAGGCCTGCGCGCAGACCTTTCTGGAGGCTGGCTGGCGCGTGGGCATCGTGGGTCGCACGCCCGAGACGGTGGCCGAGATGGCCGACAGCCACGAGAACGCGCTCGCCTTGCCCTGCGACGTGGTGGACGAGGCACAGGTGGACGCCGCCTTCGACAAGGCGATGGCCGAATGGGGGCGCATCGACGCGCTGTTCAACAACGCCGGTGTCTCCGTCTCGGGAAGCCCGGTGGACGAGATCAGCGTCGACGACTGGCGCAAGTGCATCGACATCAACGTGACCGGGTCGTTCATCTGCGCCCGCGCGGCATTCGGCCGGATGCGCAAGCAGGACCCGATGGGCGGGCGGATCATCAACAACGGCTCGGTTTCGGCCTATGTGCCGCGCTGGGGATCGGCCCCCTACACCGCGTCGAAGCACGCGATCACCGGGCTGACGCGCTCCCTCTCGCTGGACGGGCGGCCCTACAACATCGCCTGCGGACAGATCGACATCGGCAACGCGCTGACCGACATGGCAGAGAAGATGACCAAGGGTGTGCCGCAGGCAGACGGGTCCATCGCGGTCGAGCCGGTGATGGACGTGGCGAATGTGGCATCGTCGGTGCTGCACATGGCGTCGCTGCCGCTTGAAGCGAACGTCCAGTTCATGACCGTCATGGCCTCGGCGATGCCCTACATCGGACGCGGCTGA
- a CDS encoding IlvD/Edd family dehydratase, giving the protein MSDTRAKKRFRSQEWFDNPNNPGMTALYVERYQNSTYTREELMSDRPVIGIANTGSDIAPCNKIHVFLMDRIKAGIREAGGIPMEFPIHPIQETGKRPTAALDRNLAYLSLVEVLHGYPIDGVVLTTGCDKTTPAQLMGAATVDIPAIALNGGPMLDGWWKGKRAGSGAIVWESRRLLAEGKIDYEEFMGRVCSSAPSLGHCNTMGTASTMNAMAEALGMTLTGSSAIPAPFRERMAMAYETGKRIVQMVLDDLKPSDILTREAFENAIVVNAAIGGSTNAPPHLQAVARHAGVELNVKDWETVGFDVPLLVNMQPAGEYLGESFFRAGGVPAVMGELMKAGRLHEGAMTATGNTMGANLAGVESVDLDVIRTYAEPLRENAGFKVLTGNLFDSALMKTSVISPDFRKRFLSTPGEEGIYEARAVVFEGPEDYHDRINDASLEIDEHSILFIRGVGCVGYPGSAEVVNMQPPDALIKAGINHLPTVGDGRQSGTSESPSILNASPEAVVGGGLAHLRTGDRVRLDLNASRMDALVDEAEWQARIDAWEAPEIHNQTPWQEIYRTHVGQLAEGGCLELATAYQKIRRDLPRDNH; this is encoded by the coding sequence ATGTCAGACACACGCGCGAAAAAACGTTTCCGCAGCCAGGAGTGGTTCGACAATCCGAACAATCCGGGCATGACCGCACTTTACGTGGAGCGTTACCAGAACAGCACCTACACGCGCGAAGAACTGATGTCCGACCGCCCGGTGATCGGGATCGCCAACACCGGCTCCGATATCGCGCCCTGCAACAAGATCCATGTCTTCCTGATGGACCGCATCAAGGCAGGCATCCGCGAGGCGGGCGGCATTCCGATGGAATTCCCGATCCACCCGATCCAGGAAACCGGCAAGCGCCCGACCGCGGCGCTGGACCGCAACCTCGCGTACCTGAGCCTCGTGGAGGTGCTGCACGGCTATCCCATCGACGGCGTGGTGCTGACCACCGGTTGCGACAAGACCACGCCCGCGCAGCTCATGGGCGCGGCGACCGTGGATATCCCGGCCATTGCGCTCAACGGCGGCCCGATGCTGGACGGCTGGTGGAAGGGCAAGCGCGCCGGGTCGGGCGCCATCGTCTGGGAATCGCGCCGTTTGCTGGCCGAGGGAAAGATCGACTACGAGGAATTCATGGGCCGCGTCTGTTCGTCGGCACCGTCGCTGGGGCACTGCAACACCATGGGCACCGCCTCGACCATGAACGCCATGGCGGAGGCGCTCGGCATGACGCTGACCGGGTCCTCGGCGATCCCCGCGCCGTTCCGCGAGCGGATGGCCATGGCCTACGAGACCGGCAAGCGCATCGTGCAGATGGTGCTCGACGATCTGAAACCCTCCGACATCCTGACGCGTGAGGCCTTCGAGAACGCGATCGTCGTCAACGCGGCCATCGGCGGGTCGACCAACGCGCCGCCGCACCTGCAGGCGGTGGCCCGCCACGCCGGGGTGGAACTGAACGTGAAGGACTGGGAGACGGTGGGCTTCGACGTGCCTCTTCTGGTCAACATGCAGCCCGCGGGCGAATACCTGGGCGAGAGTTTCTTCCGCGCCGGTGGCGTACCCGCCGTCATGGGCGAACTGATGAAGGCCGGGCGCCTGCACGAGGGCGCGATGACCGCCACGGGCAACACCATGGGCGCAAACCTTGCCGGGGTGGAAAGCGTCGACCTGGACGTGATCCGCACCTATGCGGAGCCGCTGCGTGAAAACGCGGGCTTCAAGGTGCTGACGGGGAACCTGTTCGACAGCGCGCTGATGAAGACCTCGGTGATCTCGCCGGACTTCCGCAAGCGGTTCCTGTCGACGCCGGGCGAGGAAGGGATCTACGAGGCGCGGGCCGTGGTCTTCGAAGGGCCGGAGGACTACCACGACCGGATCAACGACGCCTCGCTGGAGATCGACGAGCATTCGATCCTGTTCATCCGCGGCGTCGGATGCGTGGGTTATCCCGGCTCTGCCGAGGTGGTGAACATGCAGCCGCCGGACGCGCTCATCAAGGCGGGGATCAACCACCTGCCGACAGTGGGCGACGGGCGGCAGTCGGGCACTTCGGAAAGCCCGTCGATCCTGAACGCCTCGCCCGAGGCGGTGGTCGGGGGCGGGTTGGCGCATCTCAGGACCGGCGACCGGGTGCGGCTGGACCTCAACGCCTCGCGCATGGATGCGCTGGTGGACGAGGCGGAGTGGCAGGCCCGTATCGACGCCTGGGAAGCCCCCGAGATCCATAACCAGACACCGTGGCAGGAGATCTACCGCACCCACGTCGGCCAACTGGCCGAAGGCGGCTGCCTCGAACTCGCGACGGCCTACCAGAAGATCCGCAGGGACTTGCCGCGCGACAACCACTGA